In Carcharodon carcharias isolate sCarCar2 chromosome 22, sCarCar2.pri, whole genome shotgun sequence, the following are encoded in one genomic region:
- the c22h17orf75 gene encoding protein Njmu-R1, giving the protein MPGMINQTSLQDSMDGDEKETDLEPEEEPPRDQQQTDTYYSLYRRHRSLQFGDEGNMGHRRSGSSDTFPKETVSQEDFSFSLLASNLSVVAEPELRAFITKRLSKGAFLGGMGTIAAVDLSIDEQSVACYYCFLHQDQPPGPESDKVESKTVVTDYVLCFLGSTEKSLELFRIELDKYAQGLQLYLDAEVGDVELHIQPYLSNWYDDSVLYIQRVVQLFRDRLPILLRAALSHTPVEVKGADDKVKHDVERFLSAASLQGLIQEDSLASLCKVMTEEQQKVIVIDCSEPTPAFQNAVSNKFCEDWIPSFLNSLESGNPFLLRQILENFKLKAIQDMNSLKRYIRQAETNNYALFKCFVFLKNCGNGDVLLHNVKVEHVEMPEAQNVVKVLEEFMYEEGVITPAN; this is encoded by the exons ATGCCAGGAATGATTAATCAAACTTCCTTGCAGGACTCCATGGACGGAGACGAGAAGGAGACGGACTTGGAGCCGGAGGAGGAGCCGCCGAGGGATCAGCAGCAAACGGACACTTACTACAGCCTGTACCGGAGACACAG ATCTCTGCAGTTTGGAGATGAGGGAAATATGGGACACAGAAGAAGTGGATCATCAGATACGTTCCCGAAGGAAACAGTGTCTCAGGAGGATTTCAG CTTCTCTTTATTGGCTTCTAACTTGTCCGTTGTGGCTGAGCCAGAGCTTAGAGCGTTTATTACTAAACGTCTCAGCAAAGGGGCTTTCTTAGGCGGAATGGGCACTATAGCAGCTGTGGATTTGAG CATAGACGAGCAATCTGTCGCTTGTTACTATTGCTTCCTCCACCAGGATCAGCCTCCAGGGCCAGAAAGTGACAAAGTGGAATCAAAAACCGTGGTCACTGATTATGTTCTCTGCTTTCTGGGAAGTACAGAGAAGAGCCTTGaact TTTCAGAATTGAGTTGGATAAATATGCCCAGGGATTGCAGCTTTACTTGGATGCTGAG gttggtgatgtcgagctgcATATCCAGCCATACCTAAGCAACTGGTATGatgactctgtgctctacatACAAAGGGTGGTGCAGCTATTCCGGGACAGGCTTCCTATTCTGTTACGGGCC gcTTTAAGTCACACTCCAGTTGAAGTTAAAGGTGCTGATGACAAAGTAAAACATGATGTTGAGAG GTTTCTCAGTGCTGCCAGCCTTCAGGGCCTGATCCAAGAGGACTCTCTAGCTTCGCTGTGTAAGGTGATGACTGAGGAACAACAGAAAGTCATTGTTATAGACTGCAGTGAACCTACTCCTGCCTTTCAAAATGCTG TGAGCAACAAGTTCTGTGAAGACTGGATTCCTTCCTTTTTAAACAGTCTGGAAAGTGGAAATCCTTTCCTCCTAAGGCAAATCTTGGAGAATTTTAAATTAAAG GCCATCCAGGATATGAACAGCCTGAAGCGGTACATTCGACAGGCCGAGACGAACAACTACGCCCTGTTCAAATGTTTTGTCTTTCTTAAGAACTGTGGCAATGGAGATGTCCTCCTGCATAATGTCAAGGTGGAGCATGTTGAGATGCCCGAGGCTCAGAACGTAGTGAAGGTTCTAGAAGAATTCATGTATGAAGAAGGTGTGATTACTCCCGCTAACTAA